The DNA sequence GCCCTGTACCTCGGGGGCCAGAAAATTGTGCAAAGTCTTTTTTGGGTGCCCCAAAGAGCGAATATTGGAGTGGGACTTTCGATATTTAGCTATGGCGGGGGCATTCGTATTGGGGTCTTCTCGGATGAGCGGGTCATTCCTAACCCCAGGGATGTGGTAAAAGGATTTGAGACGAACTTCTTCCAATTAGTAAAAGAGTTAAATGTTGATGAAGATCATTTACTTTGAacctagactgcaaaacagtcgtattcaagtacgcgcgagcagtcaaacagaaggtctggaacgaggctgaaaacagagagcgagacctGGGGAGAGACGGTTTTTTTgtctctcgcctcacacgccccTACGGGCGCGTAAGGCTTGCGCGTTTCAATGAGTCGCACTAAAAAAACGTAAGAATAAATCGTGAtataaacaagaaataaaacataatCCAGAAGCACAACAGTAATCGCCTTAGTACTATAAATATGGAGAAACAAAGCATGCAAACCCTGGAGAAATGCAAGATGCAGTCGATAGCGTAGGATTAAATGGACATGTAAACTAGATctattttaaaagacaaacGAGGGAAccaatagtctgctacacagcggtttttagtgtcgtcacgcaacagaggagcgttgcgtgacgacactaaaaacggctgtgtagcacaCTAGGGAACcaaggaaacaacaacaacaacaaaaaaataacgtGATAAAGACTGCGCCTTTAGCCTGcggtgcagccggcccacgtatATCGCATATAGTGTGGATATAGTCCTAGCTATAAACAAGGTTTAAAgtgtctgcgcgcaggctatgCGCCTTGAGTAGTTGCTGAagtcaaaaataaaatgtgataAGCTTTAATACGCCGGTCTTATGTATGCTGCTTGCCAAAGAGCATCGTCGGCAAGATTATTGCTGtttatcgattactatcgatttccgatatcaatcgGCGGATTAAACCGATTGATATTGATTAACTACGTCTGGAGAACAGCATAGTGAGGGGGGGCGTCTgttagcctgcgagagcatcggGTTTTTTGGCTCTACGACCGGAAATTCGTCTGCGGTCCGCAAGCtaggcgtctgtacacaggctaattttTAGTACCAAATAACATTTTCATGCATCTTTGGGGCTTTCATATCCCGTGACGGTGCGTTGCTGACAGTCGTTCGAATCACGTGGCCAGGGCGTGGTTGTGAGGCATTCGAGCAAAGCCTCGGAGTGATTGGAAAACGAAGGTGGTTGTTGAAGCTGGAAAACGTGTCCATCTATAAAATGGAGATACCACTTATGAAACGATAGgtatttttaaagttgttttttcgttctgtgaatttcaatttcatttaaaacaCACTAACAACATGTGCAGAGGCCACACTGCGAAAAGATGGCGGCTCTCAATACTGTACCTTCTAAATCTTACGTGCTAAAATTTTTGGAGGATTTCGTTATGAATTTTGAACTCTCAGAGAACGGCCCGTAgattaaaacacatttttttacttgaataagatatttacaaggTTTTTCATACCCAGCAATTTATGATTAAtgaagcaaaaagtaaaagttaaaTACAGCTACCacgttatttttaaaaacttagaTTATTCATATTGGGGTGCTTAAACAAGCGAAAGAAATAAGGAGAGAAAATATTTAATAACTAACGTAACATGGCAAATTAAAACGATTTTAGAGTAATCGAATTAAAAAGCGCAGAAGTATCAAGAAAATCGGAAAAGATAATATTTACAATGGATAATATGGAGtgaaaagttgaagaaaaaaaacactatTGAAATGGACTGAAAAGGGTGAAATTCTAACACTTTATAATCAATAAAACTTTGATTTCTTCTTCCTAAGTATTTTTTACCtgttaactaaaataaaatatcagtttAAATCATATGCTATTTACAAAGTATCAAtctttgattattttaaaaatataatttgtctCCTTAATGTAGCCCCTGAGGGTGTGGCACCCCCTTCCACCAAAACATTTGAAACTTTCACCTATCCTAAGCGGccaaccatttgacttttgagtaCGTGGGAagggggtatgggtgatttcagaaaaaaaaaaataagctgttAACTGATTTGGAggggaaaaaaatcttaaaaggaAAAGCTGGGGAAAAAAATCctgcactgaaaaaaatgtATCTCTCATGGTGTATTatgctgaaaaaaatatattacactGTTATATCTCTGGGGAAAAATTTTATCTCCAGaggtttgggaaaaaaattcatcACAAATCACCCATATCCCcatcaaaagtcaaatggttggCCCCTAAGGGGGAAATGGCAAAGAGGTAGGCAATATTTCAAACTATTTagcaaaatatttacaaaataaattctAAGCAATCTAAATTTGAATGGTCAGAGTGTCCAGGGCAGGGATCGTTGCCACTTCATGAAACACTTTATGTGAGTACTTGTTTCGCACTGTCATGAGGTTCTTGTTTGGTGATGCGGCATTCATTGCATTTAACTGCAGCACGCACTCTCGCAGCTCATCCTTTGTGTACCCTGTATAATGCACTAGTGTAGGAGTCCATTCAGTGCAGTTATTGTTCATTAACAGAGCAAGGTACAGGCATGACGCGGCCATGTGTGAGGCTTTGTAAGTGATGAAGCGACTGTCAAGCAGGGATGACTCCAGAAGGAAGCGAGCCAATGTTAGTGTTTCAATGCTTCCAAATGCCGCCTGGTAATGgaaaattcaatgttttaatataccgtatttattcaaataaCCGCCCAACCTCAAATTAGCACCCACCTTGAATAAGTGCCcctcctaaaggcagaaaaagttaataagcgcccagcctcgattaagcgcccacccccttctcctcccaatcaaactcaaataagcgctcacccccaccccacccacttgagtgaataaattctaatgaGAGACTTCCCGAGgatggagttttcttcagagtattttacagaaaccttgctttgttacttcttcatgttttgttattagcatttattgtttggttgcaaaaaaaacatacttcactAGCTGAAAATGGTGGAAATTTAATAAGCCCCCactctcgaataagcgcccactctcaaggtccaaaaatttaataagcgccctgggcggttaatcgaataaatacagtaaatAAGCTTTGGTAAACAGTTCTTTCTCTTCTACACAGAAACTTTTATACAAATTCATTTAATAGATCTTATTCTTTTCATTGTGATAAATGCATCGCAGATATTTTTTGGATGGTCCAAAATTCTCTCACCTTCGCATATCTTCTAAGAAATCTGTATGGGATGGGAATGTTGACATCAAAGCCTAAGCTTCGCATTATTCTGCTCTCCATGGcgataaactgttgttgttgatatgCATCATCACAGATGTAAATAAAATCATCCACGCAAGGAGGGTGCCGCTCCTAAAAACAATCAGAACATcggagaaaataaaaaaattaagatggaatccatcagcaaattgagtaattttaattttcagtggacaaaaaccttgtaccagattATTTTAGGCCagattgcattcttttttacacttttcaatgGCTATAGGTGTAATTACACCTGTAGGTATCAgtaataacaccaaaaaaaattccttatggaagcccgagaaaataaatttcaaatttcaaggGAATCGAAAAAAAACACACAGGTAAATCATCATTcgtaagatttcattttgtgagaAACACTTTTGCAGTTTGTTTTCTTGGGCTCTcataagaaccttttctttgaagttATTTCACATAACggattacattaattttatagacctcaaaaagtgtaaaaaagaatgcaacatgcttgaaattgttctggtacaaggcttttgtccactaaaaatcAATATTACTGAGTTTTttaatggattccgtcttaagttGTACTCAGATACCCTTCAGTCTTGGTACTACCAGCTAGTACATTTTGCCAAGAAATGTGCTCTAAACTATGGAAAAACCTACTGTAgctaatttaatttttagggCCAGAATTTATAATTGATTTTCTCTGAAGTTTAGTCATGCTTTCATCTGATTTACTCTCTTCAATGGGAAATTTGTTATCACAGACTGTATGAATTAAAAGACAGGGAAATTCAGGTTGGCAAACGAATGTAACTATAACTTAATTACCTCAATTTTGGAAGAGATGATCAAAGTTGTTGCACCAACAAGCTGTAATTCATCTCTTTGAATAGAATTTTTCTCCAGGAAATGATCAAGGAGTTTAACCCCAAGATAGAGGGTTTcatgatacaactcaaaacactCTTGGACTTCCACCAGCCAGTCAACCAAAATACCGCGCATCTGTGGGGTGATGCCATTTTGCGTCTCCAAGTAGTTTGTTAGTGGAAAAAGTTCCTAAAAAGTAAATGGTAATTGTCATAAACATTCTTCAATATTGGATTGCAAATTCTGatataaatttatttaatatGCATGTCTTCAACAAAAAGAGACGTTGAGATACACCGTTTCCGTGTAAGGGTACAGCTAAATTACCCGTATGCGTAGCCATGAATACAGGTAGATTGCCTCTTACCCTGGGGAAACGGCTAGGCTACTGAGTAGAATGGTAATGCCATTATCATTCTAAAGAAAATGGTTGCTTCTTATATAACTATCATTATCAAACATGACCTACCCATGCCCGTATCTTAAGGTCACTAATGTCTCTTCTGGTATCCCTTCCATGAGTTTGTAAAACTCTTCTGTTATTGTATTGCAAATCCTGCCTTCTTATATTGGCTCACATACTTGCTCAAATATCAGATCAGAGATAAGAGGCTTAAGTCCCTCTGAACAGttactttcaaaaaaatatctATTAATCTGCTGATGGAAACACTGAAAGCTCAAGTTTCCCTCTGATGATGTTCGTTATTAATGATAATATATACTTTCAAGTATAGTTTATTAAAACCTCTGATAAAGTCAATGTTGTCAGTGGTTCGTAATAAAGTATTACCTCTCTCCTTTTCATATTGACAAAGATTTCATGTGCATATTCTGAAACAGTTACAGGGTCTGTGTTGTCAGCATCAATGTCAATCACATCATTGGCAGGAGTCTCCTGTACCTGTTGAATGCAAGTAATAATCATGTGACTCGCTAGTAGCCGCGGCcaaaagaaaatgtatggattGTTCTAGAATATTAGGGCAGCATATGTGGTGGAATCATGATGTTTCAAACCACCTTGAGAAAAGCAAATTGGTTTTAATTATCAGGTCTAAAATTAAGCCAGGAGTAAAATTATGGTGTTTGATTGGTGGAGGGATGTTAGGCTTGGCTTGgattagactacgagcagtctcgcTTTTTTCTGTAGTCTGTCGAGCACAatgcgagacacgcaaatggccacgcgcgtgactggTGCATTGCTCTCAACTacatctgaagaaaaagaaagactgctcgcagtctaggtTTGGATCATCAAGAATTTAAAACACTGAggatttgagaaaataaaattcttctgTTAGTACAGtgtattttcaattttgaaagCTACTGCTGCATCATCTATGGGCACCAGGCATTGTACGGACTATCTGGATGTCAAGATTTTtaatcactcggatcatggtgcATCAAAGGAactgctcaagtctcttctttTAATGTACAATGGTCTGCGCGGTTTTGGATCATAAATCTTGATCCAGATTGATCATTTGTGTTTCTTTCTTCTGATTTTATCTAGTGATTTGGACCACAGAATAAATGAGTGACAATTTAAAGGTAGTACATCTTTGAGGATCGAAGTGCATCTACATAGTGGATGCATGTTAGTCTTAAAAATTTGGGGTTCTGAGAAGAAAGGAAAGGGTcagaacaaacaacaaactcaaccaatGTACGCCACAATCGATTTTAGGACTCAAACTTTGACTTTATCTCTGGGAGGCATGAGTGCTCTCACCAAAACCTGCACCACAGACTAAAATAAACTCTGGCTAAGTCTGTCTTTGAAACAGCACTGAAATTTTTGTTCTAATTAAGCCCCTAGGATTTGACTATGtaccatgattggcctgttaaaaatgccattgttgatttgccaatcTAGATGAAAGCAAATTCGAAACGACTTTTTTTGAGTCCATTGGGGTGCCAGAACAAGACAAAGCAGGCCTTTTTTGCTGTGTGATCGATTTGGACTTTCAACTGATCAAGAGTTGCAGAGCTCCTCCATGTACCTTTGGGTCatgcttcaaagaaaaaaaacacatgctCTGCATGCTAGGTTATAAGTGCTGCTTTGCAGAGGTGGTTAAATTAGTCTGCGATGCAGCCCTTAAAACACTAGATAACATGCCATATAGATTTTTCCAGACTGATATTTCTCTTTACCTTCTGTTCAGTCTCTTCCTCTTTTGTGTCATCTTTGGAATTTTTATCTGAATCAACACTAGTAAAAAAGTTTGACTTAAGTTAGTATATTGGGAAAAATTTTGGTTGTGGAACCTACTATGAAGATTTCCTAAATGTCTTTCTCTCCACTAGCACATATAATAAgggcagggttgtcactaagatttcaagttgccgggtaaatacaacaagtaggcggggaaccAAActgctagggatttcttttggttctatttttcttctattttgcaataaaagtagccaggggccactctcttagtagccggggaaaatccccggcccccggctcttaatgacaaccctgtaaGGGATTCCATACTTTTAAAGGAAGTGTTAAGATGCACAGAAAAAATATGGCCCTCAACTATACATTGGAAGTTTAAGTGCAGAAAATTCCTTTTCATCTATCCTTCAGCAAGCAATTGAAAATTACTGACTCTCCCATTCACAAGTTTAATGAAACTTCTTACTTAGCTTTGACAAAGAGGTTTAAACTTGCCAACTGAAAATAAAGTCAACAATGTACCTGCAGGATTCTTCCAAGTTTGAGATTGCAGAATCGCTGCCACTTTGAGGTATAGTCACATCAAGACTGGTCACTGAACTGCAAATAGCCAAAACAGAAACGACATTATTGTGTGAAGGCACTTTCTTTCATACGTGCAACAAAGGATTCCTTGCAAGCTTTTCCAGCGATTTGTTGCATTAAAGCTTACATGAAAACATTTTCATGTTACGTATAGCAAGATTCAAATAAATAATCAAGCGTTCGAAAAGCTTCTTAGATTTCTGTTGCTGCTATGATACCAACCTTGTAGATTGCAGCGAGTCTTGAGAACTAGACGCTGATTCTTCGATGGAATCTTGTGAGCTTAAAATTTCCCCAGATGGAGAGTCTTCAGTAGTGATAACCGGTTTTTTAACAGAAGATTCTTTTAATTCCTTGCTTCTTCGCTGTTTCGTGTTTGCCTTCTTCTCGACTTTTGCCTTGCTTTGTCGCTGTGATTCTTTTCGAACGAcgccacttttcatctgtttctTTTTCGTATCTTTCCCTCCGAGTGAAACCAGAGCTGCCTAAAATTTCCAAGGAAAATAAACTAAGGGAACTGTTCTTTTGCACAGTAGAAACATGAGGAAATAAGCTGATGCCTTACATTATTTGTGATGTCTCCAAACACAGATCTCTTCCTTGAAGGAGCATTCTCGGGGGAACCTTCGGCAGACCGTTTTCCTTGGTCGATAGACTTTACAGTTATCTGTGAAGGAACCCCGTTTTCATCTGAAGCATCCGCCTGTtttagaagaaaagaaaagtaaggACGTCaaattaaattgaaagaaaGAAGTCGAAAGTAAATCGAGAATTTGGAAGAATTATACAGAATTGTCACTGACAGCGTGGCCAAGCATTTGAGTTCAACTAACCTTGGATTTCTTGTAAAATACCGACGGTACAGCTGCTCTAGAACGTGTCTTAACCATTTCgaaatgtgaaaaagaaatatttagccaaaaaaattaaaattcttcgCACAAATACAAGTTTTTCTTGATTCGATAGTCTTCGAAGTTCTCTTAtcttcctttcttctttgctttGACCGAACCTTGCACTGCTACTGAAAACGATTTGGATTTTTGCGGGTTTAAATCACACGATgtttgattggctgaaaaatttTGCATTGACCAATCAGCAGCGAGAAACTCGATCTTCAATACGTTTCCTCGGAAACAGAAGCCTCGAGGCCTCGTTCTCAAAAATAGTAAACCGCTGACTAGAAAGATCGCATGTTCCAACTTAGCGGGAAACTGAACAAGGGTGAACAAGGGTCGATTGATTTCTTTATGAAATATCCAAGCATCCAGGGCATCATTTTATGGATTACAGACCTTTTATCTATGGAGGATTGGCCTCTATGACAGCAGAGTTTGGTAAGGCGGAAGGAACACTTGATCGTAGGTCCA is a window from the Porites lutea chromosome 10, jaPorLute2.1, whole genome shotgun sequence genome containing:
- the LOC140950490 gene encoding G2/mitotic-specific cyclin-B3-like is translated as MVKTRSRAAVPSVFYKKSKADASDENGVPSQITVKSIDQGKRSAEGSPENAPSRKRSVFGDITNNAALVSLGGKDTKKKQMKSGVVRKESQRQSKAKVEKKANTKQRRSKELKESSVKKPVITTEDSPSGEILSSQDSIEESASSSQDSLQSTSVDSDKNSKDDTKEEETEQKVQETPANDVIDIDADNTDPVTVSEYAHEIFVNMKRREELFPLTNYLETQNGITPQMRGILVDWLVEVQECFELYHETLYLGVKLLDHFLEKNSIQRDELQLVGATTLIISSKIEERHPPCVDDFIYICDDAYQQQQFIAMESRIMRSLGFDVNIPIPYRFLRRYAKAAFGSIETLTLARFLLESSLLDSRFITYKASHMAASCLYLALLMNNNCTEWTPTLVHYTGYTKDELRECVLQLNAMNAASPNKNLMTVRNKYSHKVFHEVATIPALDTLTIQI